The Anomaloglossus baeobatrachus isolate aAnoBae1 chromosome 5, aAnoBae1.hap1, whole genome shotgun sequence genome includes the window aataatctggttagtcatattggactgctattattttgaacactactgtaAGTCTTAATTTTTTGAAAGTCCCAAAATTTTAATAAGTGCAAATTTCATCTATCTGAATATACAAGCACCACTAATATACAATAAAATAAGTTGCAAAAAAAAAACGTTCTCAGAATCATTGGGAAATATAGAAACATTTTAAAGTTATTACCATATTAAGTCAAATTTCAAAAGTGTGGTCTGGTCAGAAAGGTGAACACTTGCTTCTTAGGGTAGGGGATAAGGAAATACTGTTAACCCAGACTTACACTTTCTCAAAGTTTCATGCTTTTTTGGTCATGCTCCTCTCTTCTTCACAAATGGAGTTGTAACTGTCATTGATTGTGTAAGACAGACACCACATAATGGCACTGACTGATCCCTTTATGATTCTCTAAACTGCTAGTGACCTAACATCAGGATCTAGTGGTTCTTGATTTGAGGTCTATTGTCAAATTGAGAAACTGAAATTTTGGAAATCGCTTCTAATATCTATGAATATTTTATATAAAAATGTTGTAACATTTTGTATTTTAAGGTTATTTTATTTGAAAATAATAATTGTTTTTACTCTTCGCAGATGATAGTGAAAGGAAATCACAGGGACATCTGACATCTCCAATTTTTAAATCCAGTGACCTTAATATCACGCAAGATACAATAGAAGTGTATTCCATTACTCCAGATATACCATcctcccttcacagcaaagatctatcatctaatCCTGTTAAACAGGTCCAATTTTCTAATTCATCACAGATTAGTAAGAAAATGAAGCATAACAAAAGGAGTGTTCAAAACCAAAATGatctcacaaaaaataagccacttTCACATTCAGAATATGGAAAAAGCTTTTCTTCAAATTATGAAAAAATTGATACAAAGGATAAAGTATTTTCATGTTCGAAGTGTGAGAAAAAGTTCACTCAGAAATCGAAGCTTGTACAACATGAGAGAATGCATACAAGGGAAAAGCTATATTCATGTCTAGAATGTACCAAACGTTTTAAACACAGATCAGCTTGTTTGATCCATAAGagagttcacacaggggaaaagccatattcatgttctgaatgtggaaaattgtATAGAATGAAACAACATCTTGatagacatcagagaagtcacacaggggagaagccatattcatgttcagaatgtgggaaatgttttacagaaaaaTCTAAACTAAGATCACAtcaaagaagtcacacaggggagaagccgttttcatgttcagaatgtgggaaatgttttacagaaaaaTCTAAACTAAGATCACAtcaaagaagtcacacaggggagaagccgtattcatgttcagaatgtgggaaatgttttgccgtAAAAGAACGTCTTGTGAATCATCATAgaacacacacaggggagaagccatatttttgttcagagtgtgggaaatgttttaaatatAGAACAACTCTTAATGATCATAAGGTAATtcacacaggggacaagccataTGCATGTTCAGAATGTAACAAATGTTTTGCAAAGAAATCAATTCTTGTTGGACATCAAATATCTCACACAGGGGTGAAAGCATATCCATGcttagaatgtggtaaatgttttagaaGCAAATCACGTCTTGCTACACATAAAATAATTCACACAAGGGAGAAGACACacacatgttcagaatgtgagatatGTTTTGCAAATAAATctgatcttgttagacatcaaatatttcatacaggggagaaatcatattcatgtttagaatgtgggaaatggtttacAGATATATCAGATCTTGTTACACATAATAGAACTCACACACAGAACAAGCCTTCATCATATTAGAAGGTCAGAAatgttgctaaaaaaaaaaaaaaacacatggaaatGTGCAAATTGTACAAGAGATGTAACCAGGATTGTCAACTTAAAGTTAAATAAGCAAAAAAGAAGGGGAAAACTTGGCGCTAAAACTTGGCGCTTAACCCCGTCACCCCCTGgcgatttttccatttttcattttagtttttttttcctccccttcttccaagagccataactttttttatatttctgtcaatatagccatatgaaggcttgatttttttgcaggatgagttgtacttttgaacaacactaTTCATTCTGACCCATATTATACTGAAAACTgggaaaaaatttcaagtgcggtgaaattgctaaaaaaaaagtgcaattcccccatttttttttttttaattttttttttactaccatgttcactatatggtaaaactgacctggcattatgattccacaggtcagtacaagtttatagataccaaacttgtataatTTTACTTTTTTCTTAGTGTTCAAAAAAAtttagaagtttgttaaaaaaaaaaaaaatgcacttttgttgccattttccgagacccatagtgttctcatttttcaggacctggggctcagtgatggcttattttttgagctgTCATTTTTAATTTATACCATTTTTGCTTAGATGTGATGTTTTGTTCGCCTGTTagggcattttaatgcaatgttgcggtgaccaaagtAACGTAATTTTAGCTTTAGCGTTTTTAtcttgctacgccgtttactgatcagattaattttatattttgatagatcgggcatttctgaaaccggcaataccaaatatggatATGAGTtggatttgtcttttttttttttgtttgtttattttgaggcaaaagggggtgatttgaactttcagggtttttttttaactttgttatatatatatatatatattatattatattatattatattatattatatatatatatatatatatatatatatatatatatatatatatatatttattttactagtccccatacgGGACTTTATGACTCTACTATCTGATTGCTTCTACTGTTCAGAGcaatgcttaaccccttaacgacccatgacgtactaggtacgtcatggatcgtgtgcagtaAATCCCCGCTCCCTGCCGTGGACAGGCGGCGGCGATActcgcacacatcagctgttttcaacagctgacatgtgtgcctgctagtcgcttccacccgcgattattaaccctttacatctcgctgctaaaatctggcagcgagatgtatatgcgcgcggccattattctgacttaccccgcccccatcggtagtcacgtgacatgatcacgtgacttccagtggttgccatggtagcacacggtcatgtgatgacgcctgtacctaacatgagtcatttactctcaatgccggaatacagccatcattgaaagtaaagcaccatatctgcagaccttagctctgtagctgtgatctggagatatggcagagcgatcggattgctgatcgctatagcccccgtttttaaaaaattaaaaaaaaaaaaaaaaacttaaaagttcaaatcatccccctttcaccccattgaaaattaaagagttaaaaaaaataaatatacacatatttggtatcgccgcgttcagaaatgcctgatctatcaaaatataaaatcaattaatctgatcagttaacggcgtagctgcaaaaaatgccaaacgccaaaattacgttttttggtcaccgcaagttttgcgcaaaacgcaataacaagcgatcaaatggtaccattagaaacgtcagctcgagacgtaaaaaataagtcatcactgagccatagatcccaaaaaatgagaacactacgagtttcggaaaatggcgcaaaacgtgcgccacttttattagaCAAATTCCTGAATTTTTTTAaactccttagatacaagtaaacctatgcatgtttggtgtctacaaactcccaccgacctgaggcatcacactgacacatcagttttaccatatagtgaacacggtgaataaaatatcctaaaaactattgtgtgatcacactttttttgcaatttttccgcacttggaatttttttgccgttttccagtacattatatggcaaAACTTATAGTTCcaattaaaactacaactcgtcccgcaaaaaccaagccctcatatggcacgattgacgaaaaaataaaaatgttactgctcttggaagaaagagaggggaaacccccccccccggaaaaacgcaaaatgcctgggggctgaaggggttaataatctcTGTGATCAGGAGAAATTCTGTGTTCCTGGGGGTGCTggcgctctgctggcattcacagaaaGTGAGTCGTGACAGTCAGCAACAGGGGTTATTTATTATCTGACCTCGCTCTCTCATGTCAAACCATTGGCAGCAAGTGATCGCGTTACAGGACTTCATTGGTCAGATAAGTTGATATAAGTAATTTATTTCACTTGACGCTTTTCTTCCTAAATTGGGTTCATCAGGATTGTTCTGAGTATAATATCTATGAAGACGTACATGTCATAGGAGCACTAAAAGGGTTTATGATTCAACTTTTAGCTTTTATTGCTTTAATACATTAGAtgtctctctatatacagtatatataaatctaTCATTAGTTTTCACGATTGTGTTGATTTCTGGTTTATTCTAGCTTTACTCCAAGGTAGAGATGGTGAGGACCTGCTAGAGCGAGCCATCATGGAGTGAGGGCACCACAAGGGTGTGGACCTTCACACTAGGTAGGGAAAGATTAGGGTGAGTACAGTGTTTAACAGGGTCACCTACAGttgggtccatatatatttggacagaaacatttttcacatttttgttctgtacattaccacTATGGATTCTGAACAAaacaattcagatgcagttgaagttcagactttcagctttacttcagtgggttgaacaaaatgattgcataaaaatgtCAGGAACTAAAGCAGggttgggcaattaattttcccatggggccgcatgagaaatcgggatggttttagagggccggactaatataattaactcagttctacccaatacatagtatatatactattccttcataaacaaacagtaagttaaacagtacaaagattcaatgaaaatatggaggtcagtaagtggcatagacattactggggtcagtaagtggcatacaaattactgtgggtcagtggggggcatacacattactggggcctgtggagcatacatactggccctggggacgctgagggcacaggctggcagcgctgcagcagagcctgagggatCCTCTGGCTGCCTTCTTGGAGTCctctgtgtgtctgcttcttcCATTGCAGAcacgggggacctgagaagacacaagtgctggcaCTGCTCTCCCATGTGCAGGCatactgcactctccctgctgctactggttcacattacctcagttgcagaacagatgtttttgaagtggccgctgtggagatgagtcggtcacatgtgaggatcctgggaagaaggggcaggcaaagggggcgtggccagcatcgagagagcagcaagaggggacaaggaaagcatccgaggagtgtgtgtgtccacaTTGACAGGGGGCATGGACGATAGCAAAACAGACGTGGCCAGCAGCAAACACAACCTAACAGAAgttatgtcgcttatccatgttatgtaaataaaagcttataacctgacttcaaattcattcattggttttataaatttctcttttgaaagctgaaatcctcccaaatttggtttaggttatgaaaataaagaaaataacgtttctgcaaagctgaaatattgatcatttaatgaacacagaaaggtcagaattTAAGTCAGAATTTGGCAAGACAAAAatgttgtcgcccacagaaagtaatctgAATTCAAACAAattattaacttctaatacaaagatatgtttcaTAACATTGGAGAAtgacgttgtggtgctattagagccatatttaatattttgtgtgacttccatgagcttgaaggactgcatccatgcggttcaacaatgcagtcttacatgcctcccagagttcatctagattctttggttttgtcttccaagcttcctctttcatcctaccccaaacatgctcaatgatgttcatgtctggtgactgggctggccagtccttgagcaccttgatcttctttgccaggaggaacatggatgtatgagatggagcaccatcctgctgcagggtggatttttggcatgttgtcagaggtcaagttgcagttcaagtaaaGGTCTGggatgctgggtttctttttatacacttccactaattaaccaatcatttagttagcacaggtgaggatgtaaactaggattgggtgcattatgacaaggcgacaaaacttttgtcttgccaaaatctgacctttctgtgttcattaaatgatcaatatttcagctttgcagcaactttattttcatagcctaaaccaaatctgggagggtttcagctttcaaaagaaaaatttataaaaccaatggatgaatttaaagtccagttataagcttttatttacataacatggaaaagcgacagaacttctgtcagggagtgtagatgccatagaaggcatccagagagtggtgccagcatccagagggggcgtgactggcagcaagagggtgCATGGTCGACAGAGTGCGATCACGGGACTGCGGGATACAGAGCTCCCGGCCGTGAGAGCAGGGCTGAGGCAAAAAAAtcgtagatcaggccacgcctccaactctgagcTATGACGGGTGGGTCGGTCACTGACAGTAGGCGCGCCCCTTGCCTAGGTCTGAACTAAAGTATTTTTTAAACTCAATCCCTTCAGttcagggatcaaaagtaattggacaaattaaatacttggaaataaaatgataatttctaatacttggttaaaaaccctttgttggcaatgactgcctgaattcTTGAAGTCATGGACATCTCCAGACGCTGTGTTTTCTCCTTTAATGCTCTCCAGGCCTTTACTGTAGTGGCTTTCAGTTGCTGTTTGCTTGTGGGCCTTTCTAtctgaagtttagtctttaacaagtgaaatCATCTGATAATACGTGccattttgagttgagctggcttttttttttttttaacaagtgaAATGCGGCTGTATTGGGttggccattcaagaatattccactaCTTTGCTTTAATAAAC containing:
- the LOC142312203 gene encoding uncharacterized protein LOC142312203; the encoded protein is MDMDRNKMVERILHLTLEILFRLTGEDYILVKMPSHHLIHEDINAQKILELTYKMIELLTGEVPIRCQDVAVYFSMEEWEYLEGHKDLYKDVMMEVPQPLTSPVLSSNRTTPERCPRPLLPQDCKQEDPDVPQDHQGEDLTLINTAGRYVRSDEGCKEEIPTYDYPDDSERKSQGHLTSPIFKSSDLNITQDTIEVYSITPDIPSSLHSKDLSSNPVKQVQFSNSSQISKKMKHNKRSVQNQNDLTKNKPLSHSEYGKSFSSNYEKIDTKDKVFSCSKCEKKFTQKSKLVQHERMHTREKLYSCLECTKRFKHRSACLIHKRVHTGEKPYSCSECGKLYRMKQHLDRHQRSHTGEKPYSCSECGKCFTEKSKLRSHQRSHTGEKPFSCSECGKCFTEKSKLRSHQRSHTGEKPYSCSECGKCFAVKERLVNHHRTHTGEKPYFCSECGKCFKYRTTLNDHKVIHTGDKPYACSECNKCFAKKSILVGHQISHTGVKAYPCLECGKCFRSKSRLATHKIIHTREKTHTCSECEICFANKSDLVRHQIFHTGEKSYSCLECGKWFTDISDLVTHNRTHTQNKPSSY